From Magnetococcales bacterium, one genomic window encodes:
- a CDS encoding MotA/TolQ/ExbB proton channel family protein, whose protein sequence is MDIASLIGLGIAFSVVGFLMGGNIALFWSSHAFIVVFGGLLGATFLKFNMKDLANTAGIIGKVFKAHHERPQDIIAQITDMANIARKDGMLALEKVKTSNLFLQTAINHCVDGMDPDTLETVLYKDMAYMEERHHVGVIMFDSMGEAAPAMGMVGTLIGMVEMLANIGGDMGAVGHAMAVALLATCYGAIVANMITIPIGIKLHHYSKEEQIIRMLIIDGIKGIQKGVNPRVLETMLLSALSPKERETV, encoded by the coding sequence ATGGATATCGCTTCACTGATCGGACTAGGCATCGCGTTTTCGGTCGTGGGATTCCTCATGGGAGGCAACATCGCCCTCTTCTGGAGTTCTCACGCCTTCATCGTGGTGTTCGGCGGTTTGCTTGGAGCCACCTTCCTGAAATTCAACATGAAAGACCTGGCCAACACGGCGGGCATCATCGGCAAGGTATTCAAGGCGCATCACGAAAGGCCTCAGGACATCATCGCCCAGATCACCGACATGGCCAACATCGCCCGCAAGGACGGCATGCTGGCCCTGGAAAAGGTGAAGACCTCCAATCTGTTCCTGCAGACGGCCATCAACCACTGCGTGGACGGCATGGATCCCGACACCCTGGAGACGGTGCTTTACAAGGATATGGCCTACATGGAGGAACGCCACCATGTGGGTGTCATCATGTTCGACTCCATGGGCGAGGCGGCTCCGGCCATGGGAATGGTCGGAACCCTCATCGGCATGGTGGAAATGTTGGCCAACATCGGCGGCGACATGGGCGCGGTGGGTCACGCCATGGCCGTGGCGCTGCTGGCCACCTGCTACGGCGCCATCGTGGCCAACATGATCACCATCCCCATCGGCATCAAGCTGCACCACTACAGCAAGGAGGAGCAGATCATCCGCATGCTCATCATCGACGGCATCAAAGGCATTCAGAAGGGTGTCAACCCTCGGGTGCTGGAGACCATGCTGCTCTCCGCCCTGTCGCCCAAGGAACGGGAAACCGTCTGA
- a CDS encoding OmpA family protein produces the protein MAAPPKKCPPCKKGTPLWMVSWADMVTLLMCFFIIVLATMTPNKVKFEEVAGTLREAFGVQRTKQIMPIMSGMNVVGTEFTQEVIFVRLIEKVQLILEREVDGGQVEMIKREDGFVVRFPEGALFGDKPEAPLKIQDHMGMILLQVINLLQSVPNEIVIKGHVDERSVDPTGPYPNAWALGAAEAAAVAEFFSQNANFGSRRIKVQSSGSSEPLAEGATKGGQGKNSRVEILVSKEIAALSESESAGGNPQPPPVGH, from the coding sequence ATGGCAGCCCCGCCAAAAAAATGTCCCCCCTGCAAAAAAGGCACGCCGCTCTGGATGGTCTCCTGGGCCGATATGGTGACGCTGCTGATGTGCTTCTTCATCATCGTGCTGGCCACCATGACCCCGAACAAGGTCAAGTTCGAGGAGGTGGCGGGAACCCTGCGGGAGGCCTTCGGCGTGCAGCGCACCAAACAGATCATGCCCATCATGAGCGGCATGAACGTGGTGGGCACCGAATTCACCCAGGAGGTGATCTTCGTGCGCCTGATCGAAAAGGTGCAGCTCATCCTGGAACGGGAGGTCGATGGCGGCCAGGTGGAGATGATCAAACGGGAGGATGGCTTCGTGGTGCGTTTTCCCGAAGGCGCTCTCTTCGGCGACAAGCCGGAAGCCCCCCTGAAAATCCAGGACCACATGGGCATGATCCTGTTGCAGGTCATCAACCTGCTGCAAAGCGTACCCAACGAGATCGTCATCAAGGGCCATGTGGACGAGCGTTCCGTGGATCCCACGGGACCGTACCCCAACGCCTGGGCCCTGGGCGCGGCGGAAGCGGCGGCGGTGGCGGAATTCTTCTCCCAGAACGCCAACTTCGGTTCACGGCGCATCAAGGTGCAGAGCAGCGGATCCTCGGAACCCCTGGCGGAAGGCGCCACCAAAGGCGGACAGGGCAAGAACTCCCGGGTGGAGATCCTGGTTTCCAAGGAGATCGCCGCCCTCTCCGAGTCGGAAAGCGCCGGCGGCAATCCCCAACCCCCGCCCGTCGGTCACTGA